GGTTGCGGTCTCGTTTGATTCCTTCTGGTGTTCGATGAAAAGGCCCATCAATTTCTACGTCTATTTTCAAACCATTTAGAGAAAAAAACGCAAAGTCTAACTTAAAACGTTTATTGGGCACTTTATATTGTACAGTAGGGTAATAACCTTTAAAGCGTAATGCATCATATACTCGCTTTTCTAATTTGTTAGAGCATTTCACCCGTTGTGAATCATTATTGGGATTATAAGTAGATGATGGAGTGAGAATTTGTGCTAAAAGAAAAAATATAATTGTGCAACCCAATACAACCAATAAACCTGTCATCTTTTCACACTCCAATAAAAAGTTTTGAATTAATGCTCAAAACGTAATATACCCAAACCCTTTCTATATATCCATTTTCCAATCACATATCTTATACAAATAAAACAAAACAGTCTTTTTTTGTGTTCTTTAGATACAGGTTAAGTTGAATTTTTTGGGAAAGTGCTTTGCAAAGATTTGTTGTATGATGCGTAAGTCAAATCTTTGCATTGTATGTATACCTCATTCCAAGTGAAATTATTAATAAATCGTTCGTGTGAATGATTTATAAATCGAACCTTTTTACATTCTAATTTACCTTAGGGTAAATTGGAATGTATGTAAGTTCTCATTCCTGTCCATAATTGTAAATAAAAAATTATGGCTATGGGAGTGAGAAGAATGTTTTTCCGCAAAAACAGAACCCAACTAAAAAAGTGGTTAGATCGGCAAGGAATTGAACAACAAGAGTTAGCAAAAAAATCTAAAGTATCTACGAAAACAATTAGTAAGGCATGTAGAGATACAGATTATATCCCCAAACCTGAAATCATGAAAAAACTATTGCATACTATTAGAAAAATTGATCCTCAAGCTAAAATCAATGACTTTTGGGACATGTAAAAAGCACAAGAAATAATATCTTGTGCTTTCATAATTTTGCTTTGACTGAACCTATTTGAACCGAAATGTCTTTAGGTTGCTGTACTTGTGTAAGAAAATGCTGAATAGAGGGCGCTTGAAAAATACGGAAATTAGAACTAGAGATTGAATATTTGAGGTCAGTAAGGATTAAAAGTGAGGGAAATACCATATTATGTTTCGGTTGCCAGGATTCTTTTTTCCATTCCATGCTACGATAATACGATTCATAACGTTTTATTTTCGTTTGGATCGTAGCCTTATTGTAAATGGAGTTCTGGACTTCTATAAAAAATGGACTTTTACGCCAAATGGTAAATATGTCGGGTTCCATATAACCTTTCTTATACTTAGGTTCTACTTGAAATATCTTTGGTCTTTCGGTTCGTAATAACTGCTTATATACATCTACAATCGCTAAAAAATGACGTATCTTTTGGCTTCCTTTACGAACGGTATTTGGATAAGGAAAATACACGTATGGACGTTGTGATGTATCTACATCAATGTATCCTTCGCGGCTTAACCGCTTTGTAACAGTATTACAGCATGTTACTGCATTTTTTACATTTTTAAAATGGAGATCAATAATATCATCACGTGACATACATCGAAATTGCTGTAAATGACCGATAATTTGCTTATCTCTATTGGTTAGCATCATCTAACACCCCAAAAATTTTGTCTTCTTGATGCTCTGGTTCTTCCTTCTTTATACTTTGCTCTTTAGATAAACGATACGGTTCTATTATTTCTTTTGCCTGGTCCAATGCCAAATAAGGAGCCTGCACCTTCTTTAAACCATCTAATTTTAAAATCATTTGGCCCGATTGACTTAAATTTTCTGATCCAGGCGTCCCCACAATGTTACTGTTAATTAAATCCGCACATTTAAAGCCCATTCTTATCGTCAAATTGAGCTTTAACTTACCATCAAGTATTTTTGCATCTGGACGTTGCATACTTAGCATGAGGAAGATACCAAGCGATCTGCCGACAGCTGATATTTTTTCTATTATGGTGACACATTCCTTTTCGTCTTGTAGCATTGCTACTTCATCAATGGCAATAAAAATATAGGGTAAAGGTTTATCTTTTGTTATTTGATTGTATTCATCAATATGACCCAGCTCATATTCTTCCATTAACTTTCTTCTATGCAATACCTCTTTCCATAATTTTGCTAACATGTTCGTCATTTCATGTTCTTCCATGCAAACATACTTCACGTGCTTCACTCTTCTTAAAAAATGAAACTCTGAATTTTTTAAATCTCCCAGGTACAAATGTAAATGTTCTGGTGACATCTGTTGAATTAATGTAGCTAAAATCACACGTACTATACTACTTTTTCCGCTTCCTGTTTCTCCCGCAATCAGTAAATGTGGTGTGTTTGAATCAACCATATCATACACAATCGCATTACCAAATTGATCCCGACCTACCACGATTGGAAGACGATATTGTTTTAATAATGGTTGCCATTGTTTATAACTGTACTCGTAAGGCTGTAAACTTGCATTAGAATGAAATACATGGAGTACAAACTTTTTAATATTACCTTCCATCATAAGATTTTCACCTAGTATTTGCTGAAAACAAAACCATTTCTTATGAATTTGAGCTGGATCAACGCCGTTTGGCAATGTGAAAGTGTACCGTACACTTTCATTCCCTTCGAAAACATCGTGAATCTTAGGATAAATGGGGACCTTTCCACCTCGTGTAATGTGCTCATCGTATAGCTTCGCTTTCTTAAATACTTCTTCTAACTGATATTTATATTTTTTCTTTTTTAACCATCCCTTCATTGGTCAACCTCCTTACAACATGAGTAAAATGCGAATAAATACATAACCAATGAACCCAGTTCCTCCAATTTTTACACCGTAATACAGACCGTTAGAAAGGAGATTGGATGCAAAAACATAATCATTTCGTACTAAGTATTTCTCTAACAAAACAGCTCCAATTGTAAGTCCGCCTACTATTCCCAGGGCTACATACGTATGAACAAGCGGTGAAGACATATGAAAAAATGCGAGCGGACTAATAGGGCCAATACTAAATATTTTTGTTTGCTTTTTCTTCTTATAAGATTGGTCCATAAAGGCTTGAAAAGAAATTGTTTCTTTTCGATTCAGCATGTTTTCCCTCCTAAAAAAAGAATATCGTTAACAAATTTGGTATCCAGTCCACTCCAACACCATATTGCGGACTAGGTATGTTGTTCCATCCTCTCGTTAGATCATCCCTCAAATAATATTTAATTTGATTACCATTTATCTCATAAGAATCATTCACTGTTCCCCCTCCTTTTTTTTATTACGTTGTTCCTACTATAAACAAAACTCAAAACCCCCTAAAAACATGCGCTAATAGAGGATTTCTTTTGATAGTGCTATCATGATAGATTCTTTGGTTATAAGGTTGATATCCACTTTGGTAATTGCTTTGGTAAAGAATATGTATCGCTGATTGTCTGATATGCAATTCCAAACCTCGTCTTTACAAATAAACCTTGCTACCGTCCCCAATTCATAAACTTTAATGATACAATATAAGAGGAATTTTAAATCAATTCAGAAAATAGAGGAGGAAACAACTATGTCACTTTTACAGCAACATTTTGAAGAAAGAAGAGAATACATTTTCAATCGTCTTAAACAACCAGAATACATAGAAAGAAGCATAGAAAAAGTTCGACAAGCTCAAAAAGAGATCAAAAATACAGTGCGAACGATTAAAGATTTGTTACTCTTAGACAAAACAACTGATCCTTGTTTACCAGAGGTTGCTCAATTTTCTCTTCAACACATTACAAATTCAGAGTCATTTGAGAATGTCAAAAACCTGGTTCCATCCTCTATAAAAAAGTTAAGTGAAGAAGAACGCGCAAAAGTATTAGATGATACATTAAGCGTAGCAAACCAAATCATGAATTTAGAACGTACTGTTTTTATCATGATGTTTAATGCAAAAGAGAAAATCCTCATGGATTCTTATAAGAAAAAGCGTAGATCGCAAACAGAACTTCATTATGATGTTGCTGACAAAGAAGGGTTCGACAAGTCTTTTTATGAAGAGCGTATTGATTCATTACAAAATGATATTCGTGTACTATCTTTCAAAAAGCTGTGTGAAAATGAACCCGTACCAGAAGACTTAGAACTATTCAAACAACGTTATGAAACAATTATTTTGCCAAAAGTACAAGAAATTGTTTCCCTAATTGAACCAAGTTTAATAGATATAGACGTATTTTTAAATCCAGTAATCGAGTATGGTGTAGGAGAAATCAATTTAGATGAAATGATTCAAAAACTACACAAAAATCTTTCTCTATTTCACGAATTATCGAAAGTTGAATATTGCCCAACGGTTGAGCTAACAGTAAAAGAATATGTATTCTTAGAAGCTATGAACCGTTCCCAAAAAGGAGAGGAGTTGCAACCAGCTAAATGATGTATACACAAGAAAAATTTTATGAGAAGTTAATAGAAGAGAAAAAAGAAGTAACGATTTTTCTAATAAATGGTGTCAGAGTACCTGGGAAAATTATCGCTGTTGATAAATTTTCGGTATTAGTTTTAAGCAACGGAAAGCAACAGTTCCTTTATAAACAAGCAATTTCGACTGTTTCTTTATAAAATAAAAAACTTTTAAAATATTACAATAATAACTTTTTTATCCTTTTATGGGATATATACTTCAAAAATCCCCATACATAATGTACTCTTATATATAAGAGTTAGTTTTTTTCCTTTAGGACAAGGCTGGTTTCAGTCTTGTTTTTTGTTTGCATTTTTTTCAATACATTTGTTCAGGATTCTATGTATAAAGGAGTTTAAAAGAAGAAATGAATATGAAATTACTACATGATATGATAGAAGATCAAAAAAAAGAGTTAGGATATCTTGTAAAAAAATATGGTTTTAGACACCAAAAAGTAATTAGTGTTAGTCAAAAATTAGACCTCTTAGTCTATAAAGCAATGAACATATATGGATTAGATCACAAAATTAGAACAAAAAAAGAATCCTTATCATAAGGATTCTTAACAGGAAGATAAGAGACAGATATAGAAATAAAAAGAATTAATTATATTATAATTGAAAAATATGAAAAAGAATATTGAGAAAAAATAACAAGATTGAATTTTCTGATTAATTGTTTTTAAATAAAAACGAGCTGTAGTAACAAGCCGTCATTAAACCCCTTACACCAAAAGGTTGGCAAATATCCAATCTTTTTTTTATGTAGATAGGCTCTCTTGCTTTTTTTGCATGAGAGCCTATTTACATTCGGGAACTACCTTTCATTATTATAAAGAAATAATCCATATAAAACCAATGGGTTTTTTGATATTAAAACGCTACATTCCCTATATTTTATGTTAAAATTAGTGATTGAGGGTACAATTTTTCAAGAGAAAAGGGCAAACAATATAAATATTTTCTCAAAGTGTTCAATTCAAGTTCAACAAAAAGCATTTGTTATTCTATAACAAATGCTTTTTGACAAATTACATTCTTTTTTATAACATAAAAAAGAATTGAGTGGTCGAGACTCAATTCTTTTGGTAAAGCTATTTGCCAACGAATACCTGGTATGAGAATCCTTCGTTAAACGTTGGATTCTTTTACTTTGTCTGCAACATGAAATGTAATACTGTATATGCCATTTTTCTTGTTGAGCATCCTCGTTTGAGTGCCAATTGTTGTAAGAGTTTTTGCTGAAATGGTGATAATTCAATTTCTACAAAATGTTGAAAAGCATGAGATTGCCTTACAGGTATATCCTCTATATAGATATAGTCTAAACCTTCTGTTACTAACTCCGATGCAATTTGATCTAAATTTTCGTTATATAATGCGAACTCTTCCAATCTTTCATGCAAATGTGGTTCTAATGAAATTAATAACTTCTTATTATTTTTTCGGAATTTCTGTTTCTGGCCTTTCCAGTAACTTTGCTCTTGCATAACTGCATGTAACATTTTAATTCCCCCAATTTATAATTTGAATTTGTATTTCATCCTTAAAGTCAAAGTACTATTTCTTGTTTCTTACAATATCAACAGCGGCTAAACAGGCGGCTATCCCAAGACGCTTTTCACTATATATTTTCTTGTTCACTGTTAGGTACCAGCACCCATTTTCTTTTATGCTCAATAGATCGTCATATTGCCTCCCTAATTTTTCTAAAATAAAAGTGGATTCCTCAACGGGATTAAAATATTCAACTGGCATTCTAATAAATGGTGTGCGATTCTTCCCCCAATATGTAACGTATTTTTCTAGCCCCAAAAACTCTTTCGCAATGACGTAATCTAGCCTTTCTGTTGCAACAGATAAATCATGATACGGTATCCACCAATTAGAATCACTCATGGCCACAAACTCTTTTGCAATACTGTTGTATAAGATTTGACAGATACTAATACCTTCAAAGTCATCTTGTGTAACAACAAAATCAGACTGTCTTAATTTATGACCGTTTTTATCTGTTGTACCAATTTCAAATTCTTCACTTTTCAACAATTGGACTGTTTTCATCACATTAAATTCCCCCTTTATTTCTTACATGAACATGCTAAAATATGTTTGAAGGCTTATCATTTCTTATGCCCTTCCATTCATCACACTTCCCCTTTCTGTTGCTTTATAGCAATGGAAAGGGATTGTTTTGTAAAGCGGCTTTTACTCTCTTGCATAGCATTTTGAAGTAATTTCAACTTTGTTTCTTTGCAAAGAACTCTCCATACAGATACACCGATTTTCATTTTCTTGCCTCCCTTTTATAATTCTTCTTTACACTCATGACAAACCGTTATAGATTCATCTGTTCCCTTTATTTCGATTGTTTGATTATCTCCATGTGTACAAGAAATCTCTTTGTCTTCTAAATGTTTTTTTATGTGAATTACAACTTCTTCAATGCAGTAATAACATAGTCTTCCTAACGCAAATCCTTCCGCGGCAATCTCTCCACACGCTCTACATTTGTAATCTTCCATGTGATTGCTCCTTTCTTTTCTAAAGGACTAATTCACTAAGCTAACAGCAATCAACGCACTAATTAAAACCAAACCAATAAATTGCATGGTATTCTTTATTGATTGAATCAATGTGTTATCTCCTTTCTAGAGGGATTGTTTTGAAAATAGGCGTTCTTCCATATGGCTTCCCTTTAAAATCCATATAGGATACCCGAAAATAAGTAGGTGAAAAACATCATAAAAATGGAGGTTGCAAAGAAACCATAAAACCAAATCTGATCGGAAACATTCTCTTCAATATCAAAATAGCGATTCATTTTTTCGTAATTTTCTGAAATAAAAGAGTAAAATTTTTTGGAGGATTTAAATTTGTAGTGGGGTTGTGTTAAAATTAACTCACCACTTTTGATTTTTAAAAAGGGTTTTGTCAACACAATTCATCCTTTCTTGAATCAAAGTTTATAGGTTTTGAAAAAGTCCTTACTAAGTTGGCAGACCTGGGAAGGGCTTTTTCTTATATACTTTTACTTTTTCAATTCTTTTAGCGTTACATCCCTAAAAAACTGTGAATAGGGTTTCTCGCTATCTTCAATACGTTTCCAGGCTTCTTCTGGTAAAGTGATGGAAACTTTTTTAGTAATTCCAAGAGATGGACGACCAGCGCCTTCTCTTTTACCTCCATGTTTTTGCATTTTAGCTCCTTTCTTGATTTAAGTTACTTTTATTTTAATGTTTTAAGTTACTTAAATCAAGTGTTTTTATTTATTTTTGTTCGTTTTTTTTCGACAAATAAAAAAGTCCTATTAAAATAGGACCTTATTATATTTACTTGTTCATTTCTTGAATGCTTATTCTTATCTACTTATATATTCGTCTACTATTGCTTGTAATTTTTGTCTCCATTTTTCTTTATCTTTAGTTTCATTTGATCTATCTTTCAATTTTGAAACTTTGTTCATAAAGGAGAATTTATCCACTGGAATTTTCTTTCTAAATATGATGTTTTCGTAGTCCTCAGCGGATTCAACAATTCTCAATTCAATTGTTTCTTCTGTTCCTTTGACCGAATGATTTGTTAAATAAAAATCTAATGCCGCGTAATCCTCAATATTCTTTTTAATCTCTTCCTCAATAACAGTGTGGTACTTGCTATTTTGAATTGCTTCTTTTATTTCATTAGCATGAGGACTATATTTATGAAGAAATCCACGATATAAATTTATAGATTTTTGCATATATAAAAAGCCATATGGTAAATTAAATTTATTTATCGCATTGTAATAGTAACCTTCCGATTTCATAAAGTGTTTTAGCATCATATCAAATTTTTTGTAAGAAAAACCAATACCAGATATTTTTCTTATTTCATTAAATAATACATCTGGATATTCTTTTATCAATGTTAATAATTCATTAGATTTTTCTTTATTTTTACGTTTAGTCTCCCCACCAAATGACTCTGGATTACTTAATTCACAAGCTAGATATCTTTCTTCATTATAAACTGCTAAACCTCTAATACTTTTACCAAAATGCCTAGCATGTAGCCCTTGCCCTTCTGTTGTATCTTTATAGAGTTTATATATTTGAATTGGATTATTACATGAAGGACATACTGCATAGTATCTCCCCTCTTTACCACTCATATCATAATAAGGTGATTTCTTATGAGTTTGATTTTCATAATTGTATACAGTCAATTTAAATATTTCATTACTATCTGTTTTTAATTTAAATATATTCATTTGCGTGCCTTCCTTTATAATAATTTCTACCTAAATATCATCAATTTTTACATCTAGTAATTCTTTAACTTGTACTTAATAAATAGTAAATTACATGCCGCTAAAATGATTCTTCAGCTTCTCTTAATCTTTTTCCTCTTTCATCTGTATAGGTAACTTCTTTAATTTCCAAAAACTCTTCTTCATTAAAAACAATCACTTCTCTTTCCACATGTAAGCCTAAGGAAAAAGCATAATCTTTTTCTATTATTTCTTTCATAGGACATAAATTCTCATAAAACAAGATACTTTTAATTGGAACTTCTACTGCAACTTGAACCTCTTTACAATAACGATTAGGATCAATAGTAAACGAAGATAACATATTAGTTTTTATTTTGGATGAGTCTTTATAAAAATAATCTAGCTCATTTCGATTTAAACCTCGATATAGTAATACATTGTTTGTTTTACACTCTGTTTTAAGTTTTACTTGTGTTACATTATATAGCCGAGCAATTTCCGTTTTCATTTCTTGTTCAATCATTGTATAACCTGGTTTATTTTTGATTTTGTTAATAATATGTTCTCGATAACCAAATGTCACGTTAAATGGAACCTCAAAAATAGAGCATACCATTTCAGTTAGCAAAAATTTTGCTTCCTGTTCATCATTACTGCCACCAACCCATGAAGATATATTTTCGAACAGCCCCTTTAATTCAGGCCAATCACCAAAGAGTAAGTAATCCAAATGTTTATTTTTAACATGTAGTCTTTGTGCTAAATCCAATTTGATTTCACTCTCCTTTTATACAAAATAAGATAACTATTAAAGTTATTTTTGTTCCCTTAATTTTACCACTTAAAATTCTTTATTTTCAAAAAAAAGAGGATGCATTTTGAATACATCCTCTTTTTTATTTCACAACAATTTTCACTTTTGTCCCGTCCGGTAATTTCTCCACTTTATTCCCAATGTACGAACCAGCGCCACGATTATCAGCTGGTTTTATATGCCTAATATCAGCACCTTTTCCGCCTTCTTGACACATGGCCATAGGATATTCATCCCGATCATATCCTTTTTTGGTTGGAACATTTGCTAATGACTGCTTTCTCCTTTCTGCGGCTCCATCCCGATCAATTGTACAAATATCTGTTTTACCATTTGCAATCGCATCTTTAATATGTGCCGCGGTTTCTGGATACTTATTTGATGGAAACTCTATAACTTGTGCAATATCTTGTATTCCACTTGGTTGTTTTGCAGGATTTGAATTTTGAATTGCTGAACATCCCGAAAATAGTAATCCCATTACTAAAAAACTATTTACCGCCCCTTT
The Bacillus toyonensis BCT-7112 DNA segment above includes these coding regions:
- a CDS encoding aspartyl-phosphate phosphatase Spo0E family protein, translated to MNMKLLHDMIEDQKKELGYLVKKYGFRHQKVISVSQKLDLLVYKAMNIYGLDHKIRTKKESLS
- a CDS encoding endonuclease domain-containing protein, which produces MTGLLVVLGCTIIFFLLAQILTPSSTYNPNNDSQRVKCSNKLEKRVYDALRFKGYYPTVQYKVPNKRFKLDFAFFSLNGLKIDVEIDGPFHRTPEGIKRDRNRDKYMKINGWKVIRITDIALNNGFEKQILLLVATLNKLGIEPSKESDFVLLEQEQRRMM
- a CDS encoding DUF3961 domain-containing protein, translating into MNRYFDIEENVSDQIWFYGFFATSIFMMFFTYLFSGILYGF
- the hfq gene encoding RNA chaperone Hfq translates to MMYTQEKFYEKLIEEKKEVTIFLINGVRVPGKIIAVDKFSVLVLSNGKQQFLYKQAISTVSL
- a CDS encoding replication-relaxation family protein, which gives rise to MMLTNRDKQIIGHLQQFRCMSRDDIIDLHFKNVKNAVTCCNTVTKRLSREGYIDVDTSQRPYVYFPYPNTVRKGSQKIRHFLAIVDVYKQLLRTERPKIFQVEPKYKKGYMEPDIFTIWRKSPFFIEVQNSIYNKATIQTKIKRYESYYRSMEWKKESWQPKHNMVFPSLLILTDLKYSISSSNFRIFQAPSIQHFLTQVQQPKDISVQIGSVKAKL
- a CDS encoding helix-turn-helix domain-containing protein, which translates into the protein MFFRKNRTQLKKWLDRQGIEQQELAKKSKVSTKTISKACRDTDYIPKPEIMKKLLHTIRKIDPQAKINDFWDM
- a CDS encoding NucA/NucB deoxyribonuclease domain-containing protein, encoding MKFKGAVNSFLVMGLLFSGCSAIQNSNPAKQPSGIQDIAQVIEFPSNKYPETAAHIKDAIANGKTDICTIDRDGAAERRKQSLANVPTKKGYDRDEYPMAMCQEGGKGADIRHIKPADNRGAGSYIGNKVEKLPDGTKVKIVVK
- a CDS encoding FtsK/SpoIIIE domain-containing protein; its protein translation is MKGWLKKKKYKYQLEEVFKKAKLYDEHITRGGKVPIYPKIHDVFEGNESVRYTFTLPNGVDPAQIHKKWFCFQQILGENLMMEGNIKKFVLHVFHSNASLQPYEYSYKQWQPLLKQYRLPIVVGRDQFGNAIVYDMVDSNTPHLLIAGETGSGKSSIVRVILATLIQQMSPEHLHLYLGDLKNSEFHFLRRVKHVKYVCMEEHEMTNMLAKLWKEVLHRRKLMEEYELGHIDEYNQITKDKPLPYIFIAIDEVAMLQDEKECVTIIEKISAVGRSLGIFLMLSMQRPDAKILDGKLKLNLTIRMGFKCADLINSNIVGTPGSENLSQSGQMILKLDGLKKVQAPYLALDQAKEIIEPYRLSKEQSIKKEEPEHQEDKIFGVLDDANQ